In the genome of Nicoliella spurrieriana, the window AAATATTTAGCACTCAAATAAGGTTAGTGCTAAAAAGATTAAGCTTGCTTTTGACCAGTAGCTTTAGCAAGGGTCTTCATTGCTGCATCCCGATTAGGGACCTTATCCATATCAAAAATAATACTGTCAATCTTGCCACCTACAAAATCAAATTTTTCAACGTAGAGGTATGGATCATCACTATCATCATCCCTAAAGTGGAGGTCGAGTTGCTTTTCGAATGCAATTGCCCAGACATCATCAGTCATCTTTGGAAAGTCCTTTTTGGTAAGATACCCTTGGGTTTCAATTAAATCGATTCCCTTCTGAATATCACTGTCTTCAAACGTCATTTCAGCTTCCCGTTTTTCATCTTCGGTTCTGTTATCTTGATTATCCTTAGCCATAATAATTCCTCCCAAATATTAGTACGACTTTAATTTAGCACTCTTTTTATCCCTAGTTAAGAAAAACGCTTCCTAACATTTGTATTTATTTTAATCTACTGTTTTTAGCTGTATAATGTAAATATTAATTAAATATATATAAAGATTCAGAAATGAGGGAACTTAATTGTCTAGTGGCATACAATTAATAATTATTTTATTTACGTTTTTCTTTGCAGCGTTTTCGGTTGCAAGTGAATTTGCGTTAGTGCAAACCAGGCTTAGTTCATTGGAAGATGATAAAGCTAACGGAAATGGTAACAAAAAGAAATTAGATCGCCAAATTTACATGGTAACCCATTTAAATGATTACCTATCCACTACCCAAGTGGGGGTTTCGCTTGCCGGAATCATTCTTGGGTGGATTGGTGAGCCATTTATTGATGGTTTATTATCTGACGTTTTAAAACTAGTCAATTTAGGTGAGACGTCATCACGGGGAATTAGTGTCATTATCGGGGTCGGGTTACTAACCTACCTAGAAGTGGTTTTCACGGAAGTCGTTCCTAAGAACCTCAGTACTGATAAACCCCGTCAAATGCTAGACATCGTGGCCGGCCCGCTTCACTACCTCCACACCCTATTCTATCCATTCGTGTGGCTCCTAAACATCTCAGCTGGAGCGGTGGTAAAGATGATGGGAATCAAGATGGCTGATGAAAACGATGATTCATATTCTCAAAATGAAATTTTAATGCTCTCTAGAAATGCCGTTCAATCAGGAGAACTTGAGAAAAATGACTACCTATATATGCAACGGGCATTTGATTTAAATGATAAGGTCGCCCGTGACATCATGGTCGACCGGACCCAGCTAGTGGTTTTAGACATTGACTCTAGCGTTAAGGATGGATTACGGCTCTACCTTCAAAAACGGTTTAGTCGAATTCCAGTGGTTGCTAATGGTGATAAAGACCGCATTTTAGGTTATGTTTATAACTACGATTTAGTTCGTCAATCCCGGGTGGATTCTAGTATTGGAATCGATCGGATGCTTCGTGACATCACTACCACCTCTGAAACGACCCCGATTACCGAGGTCCTTCAACAAATGATCAAAAACCGGGCCCCCATCGTGGTGGTCGTGGATGAATACGGTGGGACTTCCGGAATCATTACCGATAAGGATATTTACGAAGAACTATTCGGAACCGTTCGGGATGAAATTGATCCTGCTACGAATGAATTTATCTTTAAACAACCGAAGGGAACCTACCAAGTGAACGGTAAGTTAACCACCTATGATTTTGAACGGTACTTTAATACCGATATTAAGGCGTTCGATAAATCAGATATCGTTACCATTGCTGGATTCATTATTGATAACTATGATGACCTTAAGGTTGGGAAAGTAATCAAAATCATGAACTTTGAATTTAAAGTATTGGATTATGAAAATTCATTCATTAACTGGTTCGAAGTTACAAACCTCAATGAAGCTAAACCGACCATTCAAAAGTCTACATTAGACCAGGTTAAACGGGGTCAAAAGGAACAATCAGAAAACAAATAATTAAAAAGCTAGCGATTAACTCGTTAGCTTTTTTCAATTCAAAGGATCGTGATATTATTGCAACCAATTCAAGCCCTTTTTATCTCCATCAGCGGTAACACCCGTAGCTTTATGGATTCACTCACGGAGTACGCAAAGACCCAACATGCTAATCATTCGGCATCCCCACTATTTAAAGCTCGTGAAATTAGCGATGTCACTGATTTGGCAGTTGAATCCCACCCGTATTTTGCATTCGTCCCCACCTATTTAGATGGTGGCAACGGGATTGACAACGGGGTCAAGGAACTAATGACCAATTCGTTAGGCGAATACATCGCATATAAATCTAATCGCAACCAATGCCTGGGCGTTATCGGAAGCGGCAATAAGAACTTCAATGAGCAGTACTGCTTAACCGCAAAACGGTATGCCCGTGATTACGGGGTCCCATTCCTAGATAACTACGAACTTCGTGGCACTTCTAAAGATGTTGAACGGGTATATCAGTCGATGGTCAATCGGATGAAAACAAATTCAGCAAAATAAAAGATTAGCCGAACGGCTAATCTTTTATTTTTGGTGATATTCATCTTTAATCGGATTGCTATCTGAAATAATGGAATTAATTTTGTACTCACCATCAGATCCTTGCATCACTGCATTGGTCTTAAAGATTTGGGTGTGAATTTGATCGTCGTTATCAAACCGGTACGTAAGGTTATAGTCAACGCTATAACGGTCATTACCCACCTTCTTAACGTCAAGCACCTTGGGTTGGTATACCGCTTGATACTTCGATTGATGGAAAATCAACGCTAATTGATGAACGCTTTGATAGTAATGATTATTCTTGGCATCGGTAAAGTAACTAGATAGATTCGTCCGGACATTCCCCTGGTTGGTGATCTTTTGCATTTGCTCATAAACATCATTAAGGGTCGACTGAGCAACGGATGCATTGAGGGTGTTATCCCCTACTAACTCAATCTGGCGACCGTTATCCTTGGGCGTTACCTTAACTACCGGTGTACTAGGGCCCTTATCATCGCGGTGATACTTAGCACTTAGGTAGATATGGTCACTGGTCAAATTACTAAGGTGATAGTTTCCATTATCATCAGCAAAACTCATTACCTTCCCATTTAATAAGATTAAAGCATGGGGCTTTGTCTTAATATTAATCGAATAGGTCCGCTGTTTAACTAAGCGCTTATTCATTACCACTTGGTATTTAGGGAAAATGCCAAAATGAGTTCCAGTCTTCTGGTATGTAAAGAAACCATCGCTAGTCCGATCTTTAGATCCTAATTCAGACTTCAAATGATTGGCCAAATCAGGATTTGCCTTTAAATAATCAGCCACCATTTTGTTAATATCTTGTTGTTCGGTTTTAGAAACAAAATAATTGGCGGTCTTCCCATCAGCTACACTATCGGTTAACCGGTTTAAAGTAGCGGATTTGGAGTAATAGTAGCGACCATATCCATATCCCCCCACGATCAAAACCAATGCCGCTGCTGAAAAGATCCATAATTTTTTATGCTTAAAACCCGTTCCGTTCGGCTTAACCGGTTGCTTCTTCGCTTTTGGTTTAGGACTAACCTTAGGGTGAGCATTTTGCTTTGGCTTCTTCTTTAGATTTTTATCCTTTTTTTTGCCATTAACCGCATTTTGGCGGTCAACATCAATTTGCGGATTGGGTCTAGGTTTAGGAGTCGTTTTCTTGTTATGAGTGGTTTTTTTAGGTGCTTCACTATGAACAGTGCTCTTTTTAGCATCATTTTTTTGAGATTCTGCTGGTTTATGCGAACCTTCGCTGTGTGATTCACTACGGGAAGGGAAGGTTTTGAACGAATATAGTTCAGATTCTGTTTCACCGTCAGATTCAGCTTTTTTGCCAAAATATCCAGCGAGGTTAAACCCACAATAATCACAGAATTCATTTTCTGGATCATTTTGATAACCACAACGTGGACATTCAATTTTTTGTTGATCTGGCATTCAAGCACCTCCTTAAAAAATAATATATAACCTAATTATACTATAATTATCTGGTTTTATCATTCTGTTTTAGAATTCGATTCCGATTTAATACAATTAAAATGGCAATCACAATCAAAGCGAACGAAAAAATAAACAGCAAATTGTAACTAAAATATTCCACAAATGCACCGGCATACAACGGACCACATGCTCGCCCTAATGACATTGAAATACTAAAGAATGATTGGTAGAGTCCCTTTTGTGAATCACTTGCAAGTGAATCAATCCAGGCCGGCAGGTCCGGAAAGCCAATCATCTCACCAATGGTTAAAAATGCAATCGTTAAAATGAATGAAATGTAGGAATGATCAAATACTAAGAATAAAAAGGAAAGTCCGAAAATAAAAATCCCAAAGGCAATTTGACGATTAATCGGAAATTTACGCCCGATTTTGCTAACGAGCGTTTGCCCAAAGACAATCATCAATCCGTTCACCGTCCAAACAGAACTGTATTCTTCAAATGAAATTCCCATTTGGGTCATGTGAATTGGCATTACACTTTCCCAAATCGCATAGATTAAGTAGATGCTAAAAATCAGAAAACAAATTGCTAGTAGTAACTGCAGCGTTTTGGACTTAGCACCATCAGCTGCCTTAACTTGGTGGTTATAGTCATAATCAGTAAAGTCAATGTCGAAAAGCCGAATTGCCATTATAAATAAAATAGCATAAAAAGCAGATGTTACTGCAAATACCGTGGTCACTCCGTATTTCAATAGGTAACCCACCATCGCAGTTCCAACCACGACCCCAATGTTTAGCCCTACGTAGAGGGTATTAAAAACATACCGGGGACTCTTCGATTTAATGGTAGAAGCGTATGAATTAATCAACGTTAAGCTAATTCCATCACTAAACCCATGAATAATTAATAGGAATGCAAAAATAGGCCAGCCATGAAAAAAGGTCAGAGCAACGATTGACGCTAGTGAAATCAAAATACTGATTAGCGCTGTTTTATATGCTGACCAGTGATCGAATAAAAAGCCGCCAGTATAGTTCCCAATAATCATGAATAATGACATTAAAAATAAAATCAATCCCGATTCAGTCAACGAACGGTGAAGATAGTCATGCATATACATCGTTGTCAGTGGCCATAAACATGATGAGCCGGCATTTAGTAGCGTTGTATAGACTAATACCGACTTCATCCCCACTTCTTTTGGCTTTGCCATAAATTACACTTCCCAACTATGATTTAAAATCCTTATTCTCTAGCCTAAAACATTCCGAATGAAAAAACCACCACAGCTAATGCTGAAGTGGTTATTATATAGAAAGTTAAGCTAATTACTTAATCCGAGTAAACGAGTAAGTAGCAGCTGGTGCAGCCCCCATCTTAACGGATACTAACTTATTATTACTATCTACTAAGTAGAACTTATTCTTGTTTACCAAGCGAATGTACATTGTGCTAGTCTTCTTATCGCCCTTACCACGGTAAGTTAAGGTAATTACTTTTCCATTAACGTGTTTAACGTTAAAGACTGCGTTACTCAATAACTTGCTGTTCAAAATTTTATTTTTGTATAACGTTTGGTTTAAACCAGTATCGTTGTTAAAAGTCCAGAGTTGGGTATAACTACCGCTAGCGCTTGACTTCCAATTGCCCATCAAATCGTTGACCTTAGCAACGGCAACTGATGAACTACTGGAGTTATTAGAACTACTCTTATTAGTCGTCTTAGCAGATGAGCTAGTGTTAGTAGTGGTAGTAGTTGAGGCAGCCTTAACGGTTACGATCCGGTAAAAGTAATGCGATGATTTATCTGGTTGTGCGTAAACATATAGCTTCGTGTTTACGGCATACTTTTTAGGAAGCGTAATGGTATACTTACCCTTACTATTAGCGACCGTAGCAGCAATTTTTTTATTGTTATTTAACCGAACGTAAACATCAACGTTCTTAGTAGCAGTTCCTGAAATTTTGGTATCTGCGGTGGTAACACTAGGCACGCTTAATGATGGTGTCTTAGTAGCTGATGTTGCTGCATTGGCACTGGTTCCGAACGAGAAAAGCGCTAGGAAAAATGCCCCAATTACAAATAAAAATGGTTTCTTCATGATGGTTCTCCTTATCATTTATAAATAAATAAATCTTACCATATCTATATTAAACATTTTAGATATTAATAGCAATAGAATTGGGATTAAATTGCACTGATATTATGTAAATTTAAATAATTGGAAACCGGTAAATAATTTAAAAATAGCGTTTTCATAATATCAGTGTAAACCCTTTCTTTGACTTTGTATGTGGTATATAATAATCAAAGTTGATTAATATATATGAAGAATATTGAATTAATAATTTAAATCTAGGGAGTGTGACAGTATTGGCAACTGAACAAACTGCTTTGATAACGCTTTTCGGTGCAACTGGTGACCTTGCTTCACGTAAGTTGTATCCTGCCCTTTTTAACCTATATAAAAAGGGAGAAATTAAGGAACATTTTGCACTGATTGGTACTGGTAGAAGAGAATGGGATGATGATAAGTTCCGTTCAGTCGTTTCTGACTCAGTCAAGGGTGCTGCTGATAGTGATCAACAAGTATCCGACTTTGCAAGTCATTTCTACTACAAGTCACACGACGTTACTAATCCTGAACACTACAAGGTGTTAAAGGGAGTTGCAGATCAATTAGATGCTAAGTACGACCTTAAAGGAAACCGTATTTTTTACATTTCATTAGCCCCTCGCTTCTTTAGCTTGGTTGCTAACAACTTAAAGCAACAAAACGTATTCTCTGATAACGGTTTTAACCGCTTAATCATTGAAAAACCATTTGGTCATGACTTTGAATCCGCTCAAGAATTAAACGATTCATTGAGTTCAGCATTTGATGAAGACCAAGTATTTAGAATTGACCACTACCTAGGGAAGGAAATGGTCCAAAACATTGCCGCCCTTCGTTTTGGTAACCCAATGATCGAATCAGTTTGGAACAACAAGTTCATTGATAACGTCCAAGTAACCCTTGCTGAAAACATGGGGGTTGGTGAACGTGCTGGTTACTACGATACTTCCGGTGCTCTTCGTGATATGGTGCAAAACCACATCATGCAAATCTTAAGCCTCTTAGCAATGGACGAACCTAACAAATACAAGGATGTTGAAATCCGTGCCCAAAAGGTGAAGGCATTACAATCACTTCATATTTATGATGAAGATGAAGTAGCTAAGAACTTCGTTCGTGGTCAATATGGCGCTAATGGCGACCAAAAGGACTACCGTCACGAAGATAACGTCCCCGAAGATTCCAATACTGAAACCTTCGTTGCTGGAAAGTTAGAATTCCAAAATAACCGTTGGGCAGGAGTTCCATTCTACGTTCGGACTGGAAAACTATTAGCTGATAAATTTGCAAGAATCGACGTTGTATTCAAAAAGCCTGCGTTAGATGACTTCGCACGTGCTAATGGAACTGCTCCTCAATTATTACCAAGCGTGCTTACCATTAAGATCGAACCAGATTCAGGTTTCGAAATGCAATTGAATAAGAAGCATGTTGGCCAAGGTTACACTACTGATAGTTTCAAGTTCACTCATGACTTAACCGACTCAGAAATGAAGGAAGTGCCACTTCCATACGAACGCTTAATTAACGATGCCATGAAGGGTGATCACACTAACTTTGCAAGTTGGGCTGAAGTCGCTCAAGCTTGGAAGTTCGTTGATCAAATCGAAAAGTTCTGGAACAGCAAGAAGGCCGACTTCCCTAACTACACTCCAGGGACAATGGGGCCTAAGGCTGCTGAAGAATTATTGACTCGTTCAGGTCGTAATTGGGCATTTAGAGCTGAAGATTAAGGATATGTATAATTAATTCACTTTTAACTCACTAAATGTTAAAATAGAATTGTATTAAAACTAATAATAATATCTAAGTAAGCGTTTTCTTACTAGATTAATTCTTTTATAAAGGAAGGTTTATTTCAATGGCTGATCAAAAAGCAAATATTGGTGTTGTTGGGATGGCTGTTATGGGTAAAAACCTTGCCCTTAACATTGAAAGCCGCGGCTACACTGTAGGTATCTACAACCGGACTTCTGCAAAGACTGAAGAAGTTATGAAGGATCACAGTGACAAGAAGTTAGTTCCAAGTTACTCTGTGGAAGACTTCGTTAAGTCACTTGAAACTCCACGTCGGATTCTAATCATGGTTAAGGCCGGTAAAGCAACTGATGCTGTTATCGACGAATTATTACCACTTCTTGACAAGGGTGATGTTTTAATCGATGGTGGTAACACTAACTTCCACGATACGATTGCTCGTAACGCTCGTCTTGACAAGTCTGGGATTAACTTTATCGGAATGGGTGTTTCCGGTGGTGAACTTGGTGCATTGCACGGTCCATCATTAATGCCTGGTGGCCAAAAGTCAGCTTATGACTTAGTTGCCCCAATCTTGGAAAAGATCTCTGCTAAGGCCGAAGATGGCAAGCCATGTGTTGCTTACATCGGACCTAATGGTGCAGGTCACTACGTAAAGATGGTTCATAACGGTATCGAATACGGTGATGAACAATTAATCGATGAAAGTTACGACATTTTACGTCGGGTTGCTGGAATCGACGTTGATGAACTTTCAAACATCTTCAAGGAATGGAACAAGGGTGAACTTAATAGTTACTTAATCGATATCACTGGTGATATCTTAAGCCGTAAGGATGACCTTGGTTCAGGTAAGCCAATCGTTGACTTAATTCTTGATGAAGGTGCTAACAAGGGTACTGGTAAGTGGAGTTCAGAAGATGCATTAGCACTTGGTGTTCCTCAATCAGTTATTACTGAATCAGTTTACGCTCGTTTCATCTCAATGCTTAAGGATGAAAGAGTTGCTGCTTCTAAGGTTCTTCCTAAGCCAGGTCTATCCGTAGACTTCGATGCTAAGGAATTAGTTGAAAAAGTTCGTGAAGCACTTTACTTTGGTAAGGTTATGAGTTACGCACAAGGATTCGAACAATTACGTTTCGCTTCCGAAGAATACGACTGGGACCTCAAGTTTGGCGAATTAGCTCAAATCTGGCGTGAAGGTTGTATCATTCGTGCACAATTCCTACAAAACATTACTGATGCCTTTGAAAAGGATCCTAAGTTAACTAACTTACTATTGGACCCATACTTCACTGACATTGCTAAGAAGTACCAAGACTCAGCTCGTGAAGTAGTTGCAATTGCTACTAAGGCCGGTATTCCAGTACCTACCCTTTCAGCAGCTGTATCATACTACGATTCATACAGAACTGAAGTTCTTCCTGCAAACTTACTACAAGCTCAACGTGACTACTTCGGTGCTCACACTTACAAGCGTGTAGACCGTGAAGGTACTTTCCATTACCCATGGTACAAAGAACAATAAAATTCACTTAAATGTTCAAAAAGAATCTGCCGGTTGGCAGATTCTTTTTTTATTTAATCTTAAAAATTATGCTTACCTAAATTTTTTCTTAATTCATAAGCATTATAAACTAACTTTTAAATCATTCGGTGTATCATATAGATGGATTATTTAATTGAAAGGATGATTAAGATGAGTGAAAGACAATTAGTAACTGACTACTACTTTAACAAGGAAGATTATGACACTCAAGATGGTGGCTACGTTCCGTTAGAGGAACCTAATACTCCCCCACAACAATTGAAAATTCCTGAAATTCTTACTCCTGATAAAGAAACTGATACCGATATGTATTACACGGTAGTTTCACAGACTGGTGAAACCCAACTGCTGCCTGGTAAGAAGACTAAGACCTGGGGTTACAATGCTTCTTTGCTTGGCAAAACCATTATCTTCAAAAATGGTAAGCACATCCATATTACCCTTAAGAATGAATTGCCCGAGTTAACTACATACCATTGGCATGGGGCAATTATTCCTGGAGTTGCGGATGGTGGTTGTCATACCCCCGTTTACCCTGGTGAATCTAGACAAATTGATTTTAACCTTAATCAACCTGCTGCTACCCTTTGGATGCATGCCCACCCATGTCCTTCCACTGCTGAACAAGTTTGGCATGGATTAGCAACTGCCGTGGTCGTTCAAGATGCAGAAGAGGCTCAATTACCATTACCCCGTAACTACGGTGTCGATGATATCCCATTGATTTTACAGGACCGGCGATTCCATGAAGATAACCAATGGGATTATAATGCTGACTATGATCCTGATGGTGTCATGGGACCCACTCCAATGATTAACGGGACAATTAACCCCTACTTTGATGTAACCACCCAAAAGGTGCGGTTCAGAATTCTAGATGGTGCGAACCGTCGTGAATGGCGCTTACACTTTAGTGACGACTTAAAATTCACCCAAATCGCCGGTGATAATAGCTTATTACCACACCCAGTCGATTATACTAAGTTATTGATTGGCTGTGCTGAACGGATGGAAATTGTCGTTGATTTTGGTCAATATCACCCTGGTGATGAGGTCGTCTTATATTCAGATGATACCCCAATCGTTCACTTTAGAATCCATGAATTTGCAAAGGATGATTCTAAAATTCCAGAAACGCTTACCACCACACTGCCAGATCCAAAGGTTACCCCTGAGGCCCCTATTCGCAAGGTTGTAATGTCAGGAATGGATGAATCGGTTGCCATCAATGGGAAAAAATTTGATATGAGCCGTATTGACACGAAGACCAAGTTGAACAATGTTGAATACTGGGACGTTACTAATTCAAACGATATGGATGGTGGCATGTTGCACCCTTACCACATGCATGGTTGTGTATTTAAGGTAATTTCAAGAAATGGGAAGGAACCTAATCCAAACGAATTAGGCCTTAAGGACACAATTGAAGTGGAACCTGGTGAAACAGTCCGCCTCAAAGTATGGTTCCCATGTATTGGGGTCTTTATGTACCACTGCCACATCATTGAACACGAAGATGGTGGAATGATGCTTCAATTAGAAGTTACTGATCCAAAGCATCCAAATGAATTACCACAACCATTGATGGATCACCACACATTAATGAGTGCCTTTGCTAAGGAACGTGGTGTTAAGATGGAAGATTTAAATTTAGGTGGCATGGAATCATACCATAAAATGAACATGAAAATGTAATTATTTTAATTGACAATTCATGCGTGATATATTATATTAATAATGTATGGTAAATATTATTGAAGATAATTTATTCGGAGGTGAGCAAAATGACAGAATTAACATTTGATCCTGGAGCGACGAGTGAGTCGATGATGGGAAAATTGACGTCATTTCACAAATCACCAAGGAGCTTTCATGGTAGATAATTGATGACGACCGATTTTCCCGAAAAAAACATTCAATATTAATTGTTTTAATCTAATCAATCTTTCTAGTAAATAGAAAGTAATCATCAAGTAATCGGTGGTTAAAACAATCTAGAAGCGTGTAAAATAGGAAAATTAGTTGTTGTTGATTATCTCGGTATCTTCAATTATTCCAGGTATTGACGTACTTATAATTGAAAAGGTAATCACGTTGCTTATGATGCTTTACCCTATGGGGAACCATTGGGGGAGGTACTGAACAACAATTTAATTATAGTTAAATTTTAATCTGACATTTGATCTGATAATTAAAAAGAGCATTCAAATTATTTTGAATGCTCTTTTTTACGTTCTAATTTAAATTACTTAGCGTTAGGCAGAAATTCTTGAACGTATTGACGCGATTGTTCAGAATTAAATACCTTTTCAGACTTCCCAATAATCACGGTGGCCAGTGAATTTCCAACTACGTTCACTGCAGTCCGGCCCATATCAACTAATCGATCAATTCCAGCAATAAACGCCAGACCATTTACAGGAATCCCAACCGTGGAAACGGTTGCTAGTAATACTACAAATGATGCTCCTGGTACTCCAGCCATTCCCTTAGAAGTAACGACTAGCACTAGTAAGACCATCACCTGTTGTCCAATTGATAGGTGGATATGATAGGCCTGAGCCATGAAGATAACCGCCAATGACTGATAGATTGCAGAACCGTCCAAATTAAAAGTATACCCAGTAGGAATTACAAACGAAACGATTGATTTATCAACCCCAAAGCGTTGCATTTTATCAATCAATCTGGGTAACGTTGCCTCTGAACTAGCGGTCGAAAATGCTAATACAATTTCATCTTTAATCACAAATAACAGATTTTTAAGGCTAAAACCAAAGAGTTTCGCAGCTAAACCCATAAAGACTAGGATAAAGACGATCATAGTAGCATACGCCAGGAATACAAAGTAACTCAACGGAGCTAATGCACTAACCCCCATTTGGGCAAGGGTTGCTCCAATCAACGCACAGACCCCAATGGGTGCTAAGCTCATTACCCAGTTGGTTACTTTAAACATTACCTCTGAAACTGAATTCAAGAAGTCAACGATGATTTTCCCCTTTTCACCAATTGCTGCGGTTCCTAATCCAAAGAAGACTGAAAATACAATTACCTGCATCATTGCACCATCACTTAAGGATTTAAAAATGTTGGTGGGAATTAAATTCATTACAGTTCCCCAACCGCCACTTTCTTTTGCTGCATTAGCAGTGGATACATACTTACTAATATCCTCTCCCTTTAAGGCATGAATATTAATAAAATCACCAGGATGGGCTAAATTAGCAACTAATAATCCTAACGCAATTGCAATCGTAGTCATAATTTCAAAATAGAGGATCGTTTTACCACCAATCCGGCCTAATTTCTTAATGTCTCCCATGCTTGCAATCCCGACGGTTAAACAGGAAAGCACGATTGGTAGCACAATCATTTGAATTAGGTTAATGAACATCGTTCCAATGTTCGACATAGTAGTGATTGCAGTTTTATTTTGATAGAAAATAATCCCCAAAATAATCCCCAATACTAACCCGATCATGATTTGCCAACCAATCGTTAGTTTAAATCTCTTCATAATAATCCTCTTCTCAATATATTAGTAACATTATGTAAACTCAAATTTACAATGACTGATTATATTTTATCATAATTTTAAACTCATTTTAGGGTTATCTTAACTAATCTAAAATTAATAAAAATAAAAGAGCATCCGTAAAATTAATTACAGATACTCTTTTATCACTTGCGTGGCAACGTCCTATCCTTGCAGGGGGCGATCCCCCAACTACTTTTGGCGTGCGAAAGCTTAACTACTGTGTTCGGCATGGGAACAGGTGTATCCTTTCGGCCATCATCACCACACTAATTTAACTGTGAGAACTTCGTTCTCTCAAAACTAGATAATATTTTATTTTTCCGTGAGAACAACCTTACTTGGTTAAGTCCTCGACCAATTAGTACTAGTCCGCTCCATGCATCACTGCACTTCCACTTCTAGCCTATCTACCTGATCATCTTTCAGGGGTCTTACTTCCATAAAGGAATGGGAAATCTCATCTCGAGGTGGGTTTCACACTTAGATGCTTTCAGCGTTTATCTCATCCATACATAGCTACCCAGCGATGCGCCTGGCGGCACAACTGGTACACCAGCGGTATGTCCACTCCGGTCCTCTCGTACTAAGAGCAGCTCCTCTCAAATTTCCTACGCCCGCG includes:
- the gndA gene encoding NADP-dependent phosphogluconate dehydrogenase; protein product: MADQKANIGVVGMAVMGKNLALNIESRGYTVGIYNRTSAKTEEVMKDHSDKKLVPSYSVEDFVKSLETPRRILIMVKAGKATDAVIDELLPLLDKGDVLIDGGNTNFHDTIARNARLDKSGINFIGMGVSGGELGALHGPSLMPGGQKSAYDLVAPILEKISAKAEDGKPCVAYIGPNGAGHYVKMVHNGIEYGDEQLIDESYDILRRVAGIDVDELSNIFKEWNKGELNSYLIDITGDILSRKDDLGSGKPIVDLILDEGANKGTGKWSSEDALALGVPQSVITESVYARFISMLKDERVAASKVLPKPGLSVDFDAKELVEKVREALYFGKVMSYAQGFEQLRFASEEYDWDLKFGELAQIWREGCIIRAQFLQNITDAFEKDPKLTNLLLDPYFTDIAKKYQDSAREVVAIATKAGIPVPTLSAAVSYYDSYRTEVLPANLLQAQRDYFGAHTYKRVDREGTFHYPWYKEQ
- a CDS encoding multicopper oxidase family protein → MSERQLVTDYYFNKEDYDTQDGGYVPLEEPNTPPQQLKIPEILTPDKETDTDMYYTVVSQTGETQLLPGKKTKTWGYNASLLGKTIIFKNGKHIHITLKNELPELTTYHWHGAIIPGVADGGCHTPVYPGESRQIDFNLNQPAATLWMHAHPCPSTAEQVWHGLATAVVVQDAEEAQLPLPRNYGVDDIPLILQDRRFHEDNQWDYNADYDPDGVMGPTPMINGTINPYFDVTTQKVRFRILDGANRREWRLHFSDDLKFTQIAGDNSLLPHPVDYTKLLIGCAERMEIVVDFGQYHPGDEVVLYSDDTPIVHFRIHEFAKDDSKIPETLTTTLPDPKVTPEAPIRKVVMSGMDESVAINGKKFDMSRIDTKTKLNNVEYWDVTNSNDMDGGMLHPYHMHGCVFKVISRNGKEPNPNELGLKDTIEVEPGETVRLKVWFPCIGVFMYHCHIIEHEDGGMMLQLEVTDPKHPNELPQPLMDHHTLMSAFAKERGVKMEDLNLGGMESYHKMNMKM
- a CDS encoding dicarboxylate/amino acid:cation symporter, with the translated sequence MKRFKLTIGWQIMIGLVLGIILGIIFYQNKTAITTMSNIGTMFINLIQMIVLPIVLSCLTVGIASMGDIKKLGRIGGKTILYFEIMTTIAIALGLLVANLAHPGDFINIHALKGEDISKYVSTANAAKESGGWGTVMNLIPTNIFKSLSDGAMMQVIVFSVFFGLGTAAIGEKGKIIVDFLNSVSEVMFKVTNWVMSLAPIGVCALIGATLAQMGVSALAPLSYFVFLAYATMIVFILVFMGLAAKLFGFSLKNLLFVIKDEIVLAFSTASSEATLPRLIDKMQRFGVDKSIVSFVIPTGYTFNLDGSAIYQSLAVIFMAQAYHIHLSIGQQVMVLLVLVVTSKGMAGVPGASFVVLLATVSTVGIPVNGLAFIAGIDRLVDMGRTAVNVVGNSLATVIIGKSEKVFNSEQSRQYVQEFLPNAK